A genomic region of Arachis stenosperma cultivar V10309 chromosome 9, arast.V10309.gnm1.PFL2, whole genome shotgun sequence contains the following coding sequences:
- the LOC130948842 gene encoding monodehydroascorbate reductase, chloroplastic/mitochondrial-like isoform X1, whose translation MPSSAVRRLAMAAASSSLSLKQGLLLRPSHTNPLTRPRPSSTSLPSRSFRRCYAAFANENREYVIVGGGNAAGYAARTFVEHGMADGRLCIVTKEAYAPYERPALTKAYLFPPDKKPARLPGFHTCVGSGGERQTPEWYQEKGIEMLYQDPVKDIDIEKQTLTTNSGKHLKYGSLIIATGSSASRFPEKIGGNLPGVHYIREVADADALISSLGKAKKVVVVGGGYIGMEIAAATVAWKLDTTIIFPEDHLLQRLFTPSLSRRYEELYQKNGVKILKGASIKNLEAGPDGHVAGVKLGDGSVVEADTVIVGIGAKPAVSPFERVGLNTQVGGLQVDGQFRTGIPGIFAIGDVAAFPLKIYNRTARVEHVDHARRSAQHCVKSLLTAQTHTYDYLPYFYSRVFEYEGSPRKVWWQFFGDNVGETVEIGNFDPKVATFWIESGKLKGVLLESGSPEEFQLLPKLARNQPVIDKAKLQSASSVEEALDIAWRSLQVEATV comes from the exons CAGTTCGCAGGCTCGCTATGGCAGCAGCATCCAGCTCCCTCTCGCTCAAGCAGGGGCTCTTACTTCGCCCTTCGCATACCAATCCTCTCACCCGACCTCGTCCTTCTTCCACTTCCCTCCCTTCCAGAAGCTTCCGCAGATGCTACGCCGCTTTCGCCAACGAGAATCGCGAGTACGTCATCGTTGGGGGCGGAAATGCCGCGGGATATGCTGCTCGCACCTTCGTCGAACACGGCATGGCCGATGGTCGTCTTTGTATTGTCACCAAAGAG GCATATGCGCCTTACGAGCGTCCTGCACTCACAAAAGCGTATTTGTTTCCACCGGATAAGAAGCCTGCGCGCCTTCCT GGTTTTCACACCTGTGTTGGATCGGGTGGAGAAAGGCAGACTCCAGAGTGGTATCAAGAGAAGGGGATAGAG ATGTTGTATCAAGATCCAGTCAAGGATATTGATATTGAAAAGCAAACTTTGACAACTAATTCTGGAAAACATCTGAAGTATGGCTCACTTATAATTGCTACAGGGAGTTCAGCCTCGAG ATTTCCGGAGAAAATTGGGGGAAACCTACCTGGCGTTCACTATATCCGGGAGGTTGCAGATGCTGATGCACTGATTTCATCATTG ggaaaagcaaaaaaggttGTAGTTGTTGGAGGTGGATATATAGGAATGGAGATTGCTGCTGCAACAGTTGCTTGGAAACTTGATACAACA ATCATATTTCCCGAGGATCATCTCTTGCAAAGACTGTTCACTCCTTCGCTTTCCCGGAGATATGAGGAACTCTACCAAAAGAATGGTGTCAAAATATTGAAG GGTGCCTCCATAAAAAATTTGGAAGCTGGCCCTGACGGACATGTAGCTGGTGTCAAACTTGGAGATGGATCTGTTGTAGAAGCTGATACg GTAATTGTAGGCATTGGAGCAAAACCTGCTGTGAGTCCCTTTGAGCGGGTGGGCTTGAATACACAAGTTGGTGGATTACAG GTTGATGGTCAGTTCCGGACTGGCATTCCTGGAATCTTTGCTATCGGTGATGTCGCAGCTTTCCCTTTAAAG ATATATAACCGTACTGCTCGAGTGGAACATGTAGATCATGCTCGTCGCTCAGCACAGCACTGTGTAAAATCATTACTCACTGCACAAACTCACAC GTACGATTACCTTCCATACTTCTACTCAAGGGTGTTTGAATATGAAGGGAGCCCCAGAAAAGTATGGTGGCAGTTCTTCGGAGACAATG TCGGAGAAACAGTTGAAATTGGAAACTTTGATCCTAAAGTAGCTACCTTCTGGATTGAATCTG GTAAGCTGAAAGGAGTGCTGCTTGAAAGTGGGAGCCCTGAG GAATTTCAGCTCCTGCCTAAACTAGCCAGAAATCAACCCGTAATTGATAAGGCGAAGCTTCAAAGCGCATCTTCTGTGGAGGAGGCCCTAGACATTGCTTGGAGATCCTTGCAAGTTGAAGCTACAGTCTAA
- the LOC130948842 gene encoding monodehydroascorbate reductase, chloroplastic/mitochondrial-like isoform X2, with protein sequence MPSSVRRLAMAAASSSLSLKQGLLLRPSHTNPLTRPRPSSTSLPSRSFRRCYAAFANENREYVIVGGGNAAGYAARTFVEHGMADGRLCIVTKEAYAPYERPALTKAYLFPPDKKPARLPGFHTCVGSGGERQTPEWYQEKGIEMLYQDPVKDIDIEKQTLTTNSGKHLKYGSLIIATGSSASRFPEKIGGNLPGVHYIREVADADALISSLGKAKKVVVVGGGYIGMEIAAATVAWKLDTTIIFPEDHLLQRLFTPSLSRRYEELYQKNGVKILKGASIKNLEAGPDGHVAGVKLGDGSVVEADTVIVGIGAKPAVSPFERVGLNTQVGGLQVDGQFRTGIPGIFAIGDVAAFPLKIYNRTARVEHVDHARRSAQHCVKSLLTAQTHTYDYLPYFYSRVFEYEGSPRKVWWQFFGDNVGETVEIGNFDPKVATFWIESGKLKGVLLESGSPEEFQLLPKLARNQPVIDKAKLQSASSVEEALDIAWRSLQVEATV encoded by the exons TTCGCAGGCTCGCTATGGCAGCAGCATCCAGCTCCCTCTCGCTCAAGCAGGGGCTCTTACTTCGCCCTTCGCATACCAATCCTCTCACCCGACCTCGTCCTTCTTCCACTTCCCTCCCTTCCAGAAGCTTCCGCAGATGCTACGCCGCTTTCGCCAACGAGAATCGCGAGTACGTCATCGTTGGGGGCGGAAATGCCGCGGGATATGCTGCTCGCACCTTCGTCGAACACGGCATGGCCGATGGTCGTCTTTGTATTGTCACCAAAGAG GCATATGCGCCTTACGAGCGTCCTGCACTCACAAAAGCGTATTTGTTTCCACCGGATAAGAAGCCTGCGCGCCTTCCT GGTTTTCACACCTGTGTTGGATCGGGTGGAGAAAGGCAGACTCCAGAGTGGTATCAAGAGAAGGGGATAGAG ATGTTGTATCAAGATCCAGTCAAGGATATTGATATTGAAAAGCAAACTTTGACAACTAATTCTGGAAAACATCTGAAGTATGGCTCACTTATAATTGCTACAGGGAGTTCAGCCTCGAG ATTTCCGGAGAAAATTGGGGGAAACCTACCTGGCGTTCACTATATCCGGGAGGTTGCAGATGCTGATGCACTGATTTCATCATTG ggaaaagcaaaaaaggttGTAGTTGTTGGAGGTGGATATATAGGAATGGAGATTGCTGCTGCAACAGTTGCTTGGAAACTTGATACAACA ATCATATTTCCCGAGGATCATCTCTTGCAAAGACTGTTCACTCCTTCGCTTTCCCGGAGATATGAGGAACTCTACCAAAAGAATGGTGTCAAAATATTGAAG GGTGCCTCCATAAAAAATTTGGAAGCTGGCCCTGACGGACATGTAGCTGGTGTCAAACTTGGAGATGGATCTGTTGTAGAAGCTGATACg GTAATTGTAGGCATTGGAGCAAAACCTGCTGTGAGTCCCTTTGAGCGGGTGGGCTTGAATACACAAGTTGGTGGATTACAG GTTGATGGTCAGTTCCGGACTGGCATTCCTGGAATCTTTGCTATCGGTGATGTCGCAGCTTTCCCTTTAAAG ATATATAACCGTACTGCTCGAGTGGAACATGTAGATCATGCTCGTCGCTCAGCACAGCACTGTGTAAAATCATTACTCACTGCACAAACTCACAC GTACGATTACCTTCCATACTTCTACTCAAGGGTGTTTGAATATGAAGGGAGCCCCAGAAAAGTATGGTGGCAGTTCTTCGGAGACAATG TCGGAGAAACAGTTGAAATTGGAAACTTTGATCCTAAAGTAGCTACCTTCTGGATTGAATCTG GTAAGCTGAAAGGAGTGCTGCTTGAAAGTGGGAGCCCTGAG GAATTTCAGCTCCTGCCTAAACTAGCCAGAAATCAACCCGTAATTGATAAGGCGAAGCTTCAAAGCGCATCTTCTGTGGAGGAGGCCCTAGACATTGCTTGGAGATCCTTGCAAGTTGAAGCTACAGTCTAA